Proteins from one Palaemon carinicauda isolate YSFRI2023 chromosome 44, ASM3689809v2, whole genome shotgun sequence genomic window:
- the Rpn6 gene encoding 26S proteasome non-ATPase regulatory subunit 11 isoform X2 — protein MKTKAEEEDIATREAGILALAEQYKKAGQAHQLAQLIKDTRPFLSQISKAKAAKLVRTMVDMFLDMEASTGLEVEVCRDNIEWSKTERRTFLRQSLEARLVALFYDTAQYTEALSLGSQLLKELKKLDDKNLLVEVQLLESKTYHALSNLPKARAALTSARTTANGIYCQPKLQAALDLQSGILHAAEEKDFKTAFSYYYEAFEGYDSIDSPKALTALKYMLLSKIMLQCPEDVHNIVSGKLALRHSGSHVDAMKGIAAASSKRSLADFKATVSKYKEELEGDMIVKAHLNTLYDNMLEQNLCRIIEPYSKVQVAYVSETIGLPQDAVERKLSQMILDSKLTGILDQGAGVLIVWDPTTKDKTYEHALDTIKAMEKVVDVLYQKAKKLT, from the coding sequence aagctgaggaggaggacATAGCAACAAGAGAAGCGGGTATTCTTGCCCTAGCTGAACAATACAAGAAAGCTGGTCAAGCTCATCAGTTGGCTCAACTCATCAAGGATACCAGGCCATTTCTCTCACAGATATCCAAAGCCAAAGCAGCTAAGCTTGTTCGTACAATGGTTGACATGTTCTTAGACATGGAAGCATCTACAGGCCTAGAAGTAGAGGTGTGCAGAGATAACATCGAATGGTCTAAAACCGAACGTCGTACTTTCCTCCGTCAATCTCTAGAGGCCCGTTTAGTTGCTCTTTTTTATGATACTGCCCAATACACAGAAGCTCTTAGTTTAGGTTCACAGTTACTCAAGGAGCTGAAAAAGCTCGATGACAAAAATCTTTTAGTCGAAGTACAATTATTAGAGAGCAAAACCTATCATGCTCTCAGTAACCTTCCTAAAGCGCGTGCTGCTCTCACTTCAGCGCGTACTACTGCTAACGGTATTTATTGTCAGCCAAAATTGCAGGCTGCTTTAGATCTTCAGTCTGGTATTCTACATGCAGCAGAAGAGAAAGATTTTAAGACTGCCTTTTCTTACTATTATGAAGCATTTGAAGGTTATGACAGTATTGACAGTCCAAAGGCATTAACTGCCCTGAAGTACATGTTGTTATCGAAAATTATGTTGCAATGTCCGGAGGATGTTCATAATATTGTAAGTGGGAAGCTAGCTTTGAGACATAGTGGCAGTCATGTTGATGCAATGAAGGGTATAGCTGCTGCCAGTAGTAAGAGATCTCTAGCTGATTTTAAGGCAACAGTTTCAAAGTACaaagaagaattagaaggtgaCATGATTGTCAAAGCTCATTTGAATACATTATATGACAATATGCTTGAGCAGAATTTGTGCAGAATCATTGAACCTTACAGTAAGGTTCAAGTTGCATATGTTAGTGAAACCATTGGCCTTCCACAAGATGCAGTGGAACGCAAACTTTCACAGATGATATTGGATTCAAAGTTAACTGGTATTTTAGATCAGGGTGCTGGAGTTCTAATTGTATGGGATCCAACTACTAAGGATAAAACTTATGAACATGCTCTGGACACCATTAAAGCAATGGAAAAAGTTGTAGATGTCTTGTATCAGAAAGCAAAGAAGCTAACGTAA
- the Rpn6 gene encoding 26S proteasome non-ATPase regulatory subunit 11 isoform X1: MAAATLVERSPSISLSKMEGDASILEKMEAEEEDIATREAGILALAEQYKKAGQAHQLAQLIKDTRPFLSQISKAKAAKLVRTMVDMFLDMEASTGLEVEVCRDNIEWSKTERRTFLRQSLEARLVALFYDTAQYTEALSLGSQLLKELKKLDDKNLLVEVQLLESKTYHALSNLPKARAALTSARTTANGIYCQPKLQAALDLQSGILHAAEEKDFKTAFSYYYEAFEGYDSIDSPKALTALKYMLLSKIMLQCPEDVHNIVSGKLALRHSGSHVDAMKGIAAASSKRSLADFKATVSKYKEELEGDMIVKAHLNTLYDNMLEQNLCRIIEPYSKVQVAYVSETIGLPQDAVERKLSQMILDSKLTGILDQGAGVLIVWDPTTKDKTYEHALDTIKAMEKVVDVLYQKAKKLT; encoded by the exons ATGGCTGCTGCAACTCTCGTGGAAAGGTCTCCGTCGATATCTCTTTCTAAAATGGAGGGGGATGCTTCTATTTTAGAAAAGATGG aagctgaggaggaggacATAGCAACAAGAGAAGCGGGTATTCTTGCCCTAGCTGAACAATACAAGAAAGCTGGTCAAGCTCATCAGTTGGCTCAACTCATCAAGGATACCAGGCCATTTCTCTCACAGATATCCAAAGCCAAAGCAGCTAAGCTTGTTCGTACAATGGTTGACATGTTCTTAGACATGGAAGCATCTACAGGCCTAGAAGTAGAGGTGTGCAGAGATAACATCGAATGGTCTAAAACCGAACGTCGTACTTTCCTCCGTCAATCTCTAGAGGCCCGTTTAGTTGCTCTTTTTTATGATACTGCCCAATACACAGAAGCTCTTAGTTTAGGTTCACAGTTACTCAAGGAGCTGAAAAAGCTCGATGACAAAAATCTTTTAGTCGAAGTACAATTATTAGAGAGCAAAACCTATCATGCTCTCAGTAACCTTCCTAAAGCGCGTGCTGCTCTCACTTCAGCGCGTACTACTGCTAACGGTATTTATTGTCAGCCAAAATTGCAGGCTGCTTTAGATCTTCAGTCTGGTATTCTACATGCAGCAGAAGAGAAAGATTTTAAGACTGCCTTTTCTTACTATTATGAAGCATTTGAAGGTTATGACAGTATTGACAGTCCAAAGGCATTAACTGCCCTGAAGTACATGTTGTTATCGAAAATTATGTTGCAATGTCCGGAGGATGTTCATAATATTGTAAGTGGGAAGCTAGCTTTGAGACATAGTGGCAGTCATGTTGATGCAATGAAGGGTATAGCTGCTGCCAGTAGTAAGAGATCTCTAGCTGATTTTAAGGCAACAGTTTCAAAGTACaaagaagaattagaaggtgaCATGATTGTCAAAGCTCATTTGAATACATTATATGACAATATGCTTGAGCAGAATTTGTGCAGAATCATTGAACCTTACAGTAAGGTTCAAGTTGCATATGTTAGTGAAACCATTGGCCTTCCACAAGATGCAGTGGAACGCAAACTTTCACAGATGATATTGGATTCAAAGTTAACTGGTATTTTAGATCAGGGTGCTGGAGTTCTAATTGTATGGGATCCAACTACTAAGGATAAAACTTATGAACATGCTCTGGACACCATTAAAGCAATGGAAAAAGTTGTAGATGTCTTGTATCAGAAAGCAAAGAAGCTAACGTAA